The following are from one region of the Corynebacterium hindlerae genome:
- a CDS encoding SpaH/EbpB family LPXTG-anchored major pilin: MSRRLACFFALVFALLGAAPAIAQGNYTLTVVKTDGIGQEYGAPVSGVPFQINQLLDMPPTQQAQLAEMAQQNIAVLTDDSPHPMGPATTVVTNSEGVARFVGLAPGVYLVREQPYRVGNVDYIEATPFLVSVPAIGERATNDVVIRPKNQPLPVYKETDKFCVTENDPARLQVVTGVPAPDRDGVLHQYAIVDPIDPRMKYLGNLEVKIQGQQDLLLVVDTDYSFAFDDTTNSVLVQFTEAGLAKLAAARSDHPETRVITSFDATVHDWVAVGEVVPNTAYLIPDGWGFDLKPQAFRPIWWVTPTETAPVRPTLTFQQALFPLPDKKVDSLSGLDSVAIPSNPVAICKCLPGQVPPPFPGIPGGPALPITPRPAEPGSSVAQPPATTPSQADRQPLLPRLGLALTGANVLWAIVSAALLAIAGWALFLLGKRKRERSDAEERS; this comes from the coding sequence ATGAGTCGTCGATTAGCGTGCTTCTTTGCGTTGGTCTTTGCGTTGCTTGGGGCAGCCCCCGCCATCGCGCAGGGAAACTACACCCTGACCGTCGTGAAAACGGACGGCATCGGCCAAGAGTACGGCGCCCCGGTATCAGGCGTGCCTTTTCAGATTAACCAGCTGCTCGACATGCCGCCGACACAGCAGGCACAGCTGGCGGAGATGGCGCAACAGAACATTGCCGTGCTTACCGACGACTCCCCCCACCCTATGGGGCCAGCCACAACTGTAGTTACTAACTCCGAGGGCGTGGCCCGCTTCGTTGGCCTGGCACCAGGTGTTTATCTGGTGCGGGAGCAACCATATCGGGTGGGAAACGTTGACTATATCGAAGCCACCCCGTTTTTGGTATCTGTCCCCGCGATTGGGGAGCGGGCAACCAACGACGTGGTCATTCGGCCGAAGAATCAACCATTGCCGGTATACAAAGAAACTGACAAATTCTGCGTCACCGAGAATGATCCCGCACGATTGCAGGTAGTAACTGGTGTTCCGGCACCAGATCGGGATGGAGTGCTGCACCAGTACGCAATCGTGGACCCTATTGATCCGCGGATGAAGTACCTCGGCAACCTGGAAGTGAAGATCCAAGGTCAGCAAGATCTTCTACTTGTAGTAGACACTGATTACTCCTTTGCCTTCGATGACACAACTAACTCAGTCCTCGTCCAGTTCACCGAGGCCGGTTTGGCTAAGCTCGCAGCGGCCCGCAGTGACCACCCGGAAACCCGAGTGATCACTAGCTTTGACGCCACAGTGCACGATTGGGTGGCCGTAGGGGAAGTCGTCCCCAACACCGCCTACCTAATCCCCGACGGATGGGGATTTGACCTTAAGCCTCAGGCGTTTCGGCCGATTTGGTGGGTGACACCTACCGAAACCGCCCCGGTTCGGCCGACCTTGACCTTCCAGCAAGCGCTGTTCCCACTGCCGGATAAGAAGGTGGATAGCCTCTCTGGCCTGGACAGCGTGGCCATTCCTTCCAACCCCGTAGCAATTTGTAAATGCCTCCCAGGCCAAGTACCGCCGCCGTTCCCTGGCATTCCCGGCGGGCCCGCACTGCCGATTACTCCACGCCCCGCCGAGCCGGGTAGTTCCGTCGCACAGCCACCTGCCACCACTCCTTCCCAGGCTGACCGGCAGCCACTTTTGCCACGCCTAGGCCTGGCATTGACAGGAGCCAATGTGCTGTGGGCAATCGTCAGTGCGGCCCTGTTAGCAATCGCCGGTTGGGCGCTATTCCTACTGGGGAAACGCAAAAGAGAACGTAGCGACGCGGAGGAACGTTCATGA